Proteins from a single region of Bdellovibrio bacteriovorus HD100:
- a CDS encoding mobile mystery protein B produces the protein MKIPDIPGATPLDDETLRGLIPGLTTHGELDEFEAANIARAILWAESSRSLKKDLLSLTGLKRLHQKMFEDTWRWAGDLRTRQTNIGVSPLSIQSDMAILLGDISYWLQNQTFSVEEIAIRFHHRLVYIHPFPNGNGRCARLATDLFLKQQGYSGFTWGRASLALAGHLRKEYIRCLKLADKAGEYGPLLNFAKS, from the coding sequence ATGAAAATCCCAGACATCCCCGGAGCCACACCTTTGGATGATGAGACCTTGCGTGGTCTGATCCCGGGCTTGACCACTCACGGGGAGCTGGATGAATTTGAGGCGGCCAATATCGCGCGGGCCATTCTGTGGGCCGAATCCAGCAGGTCTTTGAAAAAGGATCTGCTAAGCCTGACCGGGCTGAAGCGGCTGCATCAGAAGATGTTTGAGGACACCTGGCGTTGGGCCGGGGACTTGAGAACTCGGCAAACCAACATAGGTGTGTCGCCGCTGTCGATTCAGAGTGATATGGCTATTCTTTTGGGTGATATCAGCTACTGGCTGCAGAATCAGACTTTCTCAGTCGAAGAAATTGCCATCCGTTTTCATCATCGTCTTGTGTATATTCATCCCTTCCCGAACGGCAACGGGCGTTGTGCACGATTGGCGACGGATCTATTTCTGAAGCAGCAAGGGTATTCTGGTTTTACCTGGGGGCGCGCCAGTCTGGCCTTGGCGGGGCACTTGCGCAAAGAATATATTCGTTGTCTAAAGTTGGCGGATAAAGCAGGGGAGTATGGCCCCCTGTTAAATTTTGCCAAGAGCTAA
- the cysK gene encoding cysteine synthase A, with protein sequence MRIYSDITKTIGQTPLIEMQRIGKGLPGRLLLKLEFFNPLGSVKDRIGLAMIEDAERSGQLKPGMKIIEPTSGNTGIALAFVAAAKGYDITLTMPETMSQERRTLLLMLGAKIILTPGPLGMKGAIAKAMELLEQTPNAWMPRQFDNPANPAIHKETTALEIWNDTDGKVDMVVSGVGTSGTITGVGTVLKAKNKNIKIIAVEPAESPVLSGGKPGPHKIQGLGAGFVPSVMDRSVVDGVEQVSSEESIKVAREVIKKEGIPVGISSGAAISAGLRQAAKEENRGKNIVVIIPSTTERYLSTLLAEQERAEALSLPVATVDENYLSKVK encoded by the coding sequence ATGAGAATATATTCTGATATCACGAAAACCATTGGTCAAACCCCCTTAATCGAAATGCAAAGAATCGGCAAAGGTTTGCCGGGGCGTCTTCTGCTAAAGCTTGAGTTCTTTAATCCCCTGGGATCCGTCAAAGACCGCATCGGTCTGGCGATGATCGAGGACGCCGAGCGCTCAGGTCAGCTAAAGCCTGGGATGAAAATTATCGAACCCACAAGCGGCAACACAGGCATTGCGCTGGCTTTTGTGGCCGCTGCCAAAGGTTATGATATCACTCTGACCATGCCAGAAACCATGTCTCAAGAGCGCCGCACGTTGCTGCTGATGCTGGGGGCGAAAATTATTCTGACTCCGGGGCCCTTGGGTATGAAGGGGGCCATTGCCAAAGCCATGGAGCTTCTGGAACAAACACCCAATGCCTGGATGCCTCGTCAGTTTGACAATCCGGCCAATCCGGCCATTCACAAAGAAACCACGGCTCTTGAAATCTGGAACGACACCGATGGCAAGGTCGATATGGTCGTTAGCGGCGTCGGGACTTCCGGCACCATCACTGGTGTGGGCACCGTGCTTAAAGCCAAAAACAAAAACATCAAAATCATCGCTGTCGAACCGGCTGAAAGCCCGGTGCTTTCCGGCGGTAAACCCGGGCCTCACAAGATCCAGGGCCTGGGGGCAGGTTTTGTTCCCAGCGTGATGGACAGATCTGTTGTCGATGGGGTGGAGCAGGTGTCTTCGGAAGAGTCCATAAAAGTGGCTCGGGAAGTGATCAAAAAAGAAGGCATCCCGGTGGGGATTTCCTCGGGGGCGGCGATCAGTGCCGGTCTTCGCCAAGCGGCGAAAGAGGAAAACCGCGGTAAGAATATCGTCGTGATTATTCCAAGCACCACCGAACGGTATCTGTCGACCTTGTTGGCCGAACAGGAACGGGCAGAGGCATTGAGTTTGCCTGTCGCTACGGTGGATGAAAATTACCTGAGTAAAGTGAAGTAA
- a CDS encoding endonuclease/exonuclease/phosphatase family protein, giving the protein MVPFIVPAKEKVLLKIGEAPKLPLASSQFDIFVWNVYKGQKAHLFEQDFKRLGENKDFIFLQEALLDQRMPAMWRSDFSAYEWHLAQSFHYKKDLSSTGVAIGSKLTPLSVDFIRSKTRELFWLTPKLTLFSEYSFGEKKALFVCTHVLNFVTLKAFTSSLYEIAEKISHFDGPVVLAGDFNTWNFKRYMIMKSIFRELGLEHLDLEDDGRILKLDHVFVRGFDVVKAKVHHTIVSSDHFPLEITLKL; this is encoded by the coding sequence ATGGTTCCTTTTATCGTTCCGGCCAAAGAAAAAGTGCTGCTGAAAATCGGAGAGGCCCCAAAGCTTCCTCTGGCATCTTCGCAGTTTGATATCTTTGTCTGGAACGTTTACAAGGGGCAGAAGGCTCATCTGTTTGAGCAGGACTTCAAGCGGCTGGGGGAAAACAAGGATTTTATTTTCCTGCAAGAGGCTTTGCTTGATCAGCGCATGCCCGCCATGTGGCGCTCGGATTTTTCCGCCTATGAATGGCATCTGGCGCAGAGTTTTCACTATAAAAAAGATCTTTCCAGCACCGGGGTCGCGATTGGTTCAAAGCTGACACCTTTGTCGGTGGACTTTATCCGGTCCAAAACCCGCGAGCTGTTCTGGCTGACGCCCAAGCTGACCCTGTTCAGTGAATACAGTTTCGGTGAAAAGAAAGCCCTGTTCGTCTGCACGCATGTGTTGAATTTTGTGACCTTAAAAGCGTTCACGTCTTCGCTGTACGAAATCGCAGAGAAGATCTCACACTTCGACGGCCCCGTGGTGTTGGCCGGGGACTTCAACACCTGGAACTTTAAACGCTACATGATCATGAAGTCCATCTTCCGTGAGTTGGGCCTGGAGCATCTGGATTTGGAAGATGACGGGCGCATCCTGAAGTTGGATCACGTCTTTGTCCGTGGCTTTGACGTGGTCAAAGCCAAAGTCCACCACACGATCGTAAGCTCCGATCATTTCCCCCTGGAAATCACCCTCAAACTCTAA
- a CDS encoding PPC domain-containing DNA-binding protein: protein MATEPFSSTNTSYCFRLRPGQDLKKELLFYCQKYHLHAACVVSAVGSVDKAHLRMSGGKDVVEFQGPFEIVSLSGTLGPDGAHLHMAISNYEGQVIGGHLMDGSVIHTTAEIVLLENHDLTFHREVDGHTQYKELVIKKR from the coding sequence ATGGCAACTGAACCTTTTTCCAGCACGAACACCAGCTATTGTTTCCGTTTGAGACCGGGCCAGGACTTAAAAAAGGAACTCTTGTTCTATTGTCAAAAGTACCACCTTCATGCGGCCTGCGTCGTGAGCGCCGTCGGCAGCGTCGATAAGGCGCATTTACGTATGTCTGGCGGCAAGGACGTTGTGGAGTTCCAGGGGCCGTTTGAGATTGTGTCCTTGTCCGGAACGCTGGGACCCGATGGGGCTCACTTGCATATGGCGATTAGCAACTATGAAGGTCAGGTGATCGGAGGGCATTTGATGGATGGCTCGGTGATTCACACGACGGCCGAGATTGTGCTTTTGGAAAATCATGATCTGACTTTCCACCGGGAAGTGGATGGACATACCCAATACAAAGAACTGGTGATTAAAAAACGCTGA